One Niabella beijingensis DNA window includes the following coding sequences:
- a CDS encoding phosphoketolase, translated as MTTEQQLQSMHRYWQAANYLAAGQIYLQDNPLLREPLKAAHIKPRLLGHWGTSPGLSFIYVHLNRLIKDTNANILYVCGPGHGAPAIVANTYLEGSYSEVYPKVSMDEKGMKKLFRQFSTPGGIPSHVSAHTPGSIHEGGELGYAMVHAFGAAFDNPDLIVACVVGDGEAETAPLEGSWKSLSFLNPIRDGAVLPILHLNGYKIAGPTVLARKTDPELKALFTGYGYEVHFVEGSDPILMHRAMAETFDKAYSQIRTLQQRARTTNEPEIEGWPMIVLRSPKGWTGPKEWNHQPIENSFRSHQVPLTDVKSNPEQLQLLEEWMRSYAPEKLFNKNGSLIPELQNIVPNGGKRMGMLSLANGGTVLKELNLPDFKKYAITVPHPGTTEAESTRIFGNYLRDIFELNQENRNFRLFCPDETASNRLQAVFEKTMRCFLEKRLDTDDHISADGRVMEVLSEHLCEGWLEGYLLTGRHGLFSCYEAFITIIDSMFSQYAKWIKTSRELPWRKPVASLNYLLTSHSWRQDHNGYSHQGPGFIDTVINKKSTVTRIYFPPDANTLLSVMHHCFSSKDYANLVVAGKQPELQWLTIEEAVEHCARGASVWKWAGNDDGTQPDVIIACAGDVPTLEAVAAVSILRKQLPELKVRLVNVVDLMTLSPVLYHPHGLSDEQFTELFTDNAHVIFAFHGYVRIIHDLVHGRPNPPRFHVRGYMEEGTTTTPFDMTVLNNMSRYQLAMEAVRRVPGMVYKRDQFDAYCEQKLNEHKAYISTYFDDIPEIKNWKWEY; from the coding sequence ATGACAACAGAACAACAATTGCAAAGTATGCACCGGTACTGGCAAGCAGCCAATTATCTTGCAGCCGGGCAAATATATTTACAAGATAACCCGCTGCTGCGTGAACCGCTAAAGGCCGCACATATTAAGCCTAGACTACTCGGCCATTGGGGCACATCACCGGGTTTAAGCTTTATTTATGTACACCTTAACCGCCTGATAAAGGATACCAATGCCAATATCCTTTATGTATGTGGTCCGGGACACGGGGCGCCGGCAATCGTGGCTAATACTTATCTGGAGGGGAGTTACTCGGAAGTATACCCGAAAGTATCTATGGATGAAAAAGGTATGAAAAAATTATTCAGGCAGTTTTCGACTCCTGGCGGCATTCCCAGCCATGTAAGTGCACATACCCCGGGTTCCATACATGAAGGGGGAGAATTAGGATATGCAATGGTACATGCTTTTGGTGCCGCTTTTGACAATCCGGACCTGATTGTTGCCTGCGTAGTCGGCGATGGTGAGGCCGAAACGGCCCCTCTGGAAGGTAGCTGGAAATCTCTGAGCTTTTTGAACCCGATAAGGGACGGAGCGGTACTCCCTATTCTGCATTTAAACGGATATAAGATAGCAGGGCCAACTGTACTTGCAAGGAAAACAGATCCCGAACTTAAGGCCTTGTTTACCGGGTACGGGTATGAAGTGCATTTTGTAGAGGGCAGTGATCCTATACTTATGCACCGTGCAATGGCAGAAACATTTGACAAAGCCTATTCACAAATCAGAACACTTCAACAACGCGCCAGAACTACAAATGAGCCCGAAATCGAGGGGTGGCCCATGATCGTCCTGAGGTCGCCAAAAGGCTGGACAGGGCCAAAAGAATGGAATCATCAGCCGATCGAAAACTCCTTCAGGTCGCATCAGGTACCCTTAACCGATGTAAAATCCAACCCGGAACAGCTACAGCTTCTGGAAGAGTGGATGCGCAGTTATGCCCCGGAAAAACTATTTAATAAAAATGGAAGTCTGATTCCTGAATTGCAAAATATTGTTCCTAATGGGGGCAAGCGGATGGGGATGCTTTCCCTGGCCAACGGAGGAACAGTTCTTAAAGAATTGAACCTCCCTGATTTCAAAAAATACGCTATTACCGTTCCTCATCCCGGAACCACCGAAGCAGAAAGCACCCGGATCTTCGGTAATTATCTACGCGATATTTTTGAACTGAACCAGGAAAACCGGAATTTCAGGTTATTTTGCCCGGATGAAACAGCCTCAAACCGGTTACAGGCAGTTTTTGAAAAAACAATGCGTTGCTTTTTAGAAAAAAGACTGGATACAGACGACCATATTTCCGCAGATGGCCGGGTAATGGAAGTCTTAAGTGAACACCTTTGTGAAGGTTGGCTGGAAGGATATCTATTAACCGGAAGGCATGGACTGTTTTCCTGCTACGAAGCTTTCATAACCATTATTGACTCCATGTTCAGCCAATATGCAAAGTGGATAAAAACCAGTAGGGAACTGCCATGGCGCAAGCCGGTAGCTTCATTGAATTACCTGTTAACATCGCATTCCTGGCGCCAGGACCATAATGGATACAGCCATCAGGGCCCCGGATTTATTGATACGGTGATCAATAAAAAAAGTACCGTCACCCGTATTTATTTCCCTCCAGACGCAAATACCCTTTTATCAGTAATGCATCATTGTTTTTCCAGTAAGGATTATGCAAACCTGGTGGTTGCAGGAAAACAACCCGAATTACAATGGCTGACAATCGAAGAAGCCGTTGAACATTGCGCGCGTGGCGCATCCGTATGGAAATGGGCCGGTAACGATGACGGAACCCAACCAGATGTCATCATCGCCTGTGCAGGGGATGTTCCTACACTAGAAGCTGTGGCTGCCGTTTCAATTTTACGCAAACAGCTTCCAGAGCTAAAGGTACGACTCGTAAATGTTGTGGATCTTATGACATTATCACCGGTATTATACCATCCACATGGTTTAAGCGACGAGCAATTTACCGAGCTCTTTACAGATAATGCTCATGTAATATTTGCTTTTCACGGCTATGTACGCATTATCCATGACCTGGTTCATGGGCGTCCCAACCCTCCAAGGTTTCATGTACGGGGGTATATGGAAGAAGGTACAACCACTACCCCATTTGACATGACGGTACTGAATAATATGAGCAGATATCAACTGGCAATGGAAGCAGTTAGACGCGTTCCCGGGATGGTATATAAAAGGGACCAGTTTGATGCTTATTGTGAGCAAAAATTAAATGAGCATAAAGCGTATATCAGCACTTATTTTGATGATATACCAGAAATTAAAAATTGGAAATGGGAGTACTAA
- a CDS encoding acetate/propionate family kinase has product MESIEDRYFLTVNAGSSSLKINLFKVDKDLGLVLKGSIQDISNDESHFLVTTEKERVLNNTREHCDSLATAAQLFAQWLFLEEIPVTAIGYRIVQGGTAHRQPELIDSVFLEYLKSIRSLAPTHIPDEMNVISTFMKVFPTVKHIACFDTFFHSSIPPHAKYYPLPRFLWKEGVQKYGFHGLSFEYIMQYLQRSVPDETNGKIVIAHLGNGSSLAAVNNGVSVDTTMGMTPIGGLMMGTRCGDVDPGVLLYLLIQKKMTAPDLEHLLSHESGLKGVSEVSADLETLLSLELENSQVAEALDLFCYNIRKMIGAMTAVLNGIDTLIFTGGIGEHASVIRNRICDGLQYLGIRINSGNGNSGELISSKNSAVKVRVIKTDEAYMIAKHMLLFS; this is encoded by the coding sequence ATGGAATCCATTGAGGACCGATACTTTTTAACGGTAAACGCCGGCTCTTCCAGCCTAAAAATCAATCTATTTAAAGTTGATAAAGATTTGGGCCTTGTATTAAAGGGCAGTATACAGGATATTAGTAACGATGAAAGTCATTTTTTGGTAACCACAGAAAAAGAGCGGGTTTTAAACAATACAAGAGAACATTGCGACAGCCTTGCAACAGCCGCCCAGTTGTTTGCACAGTGGCTATTTCTTGAAGAAATTCCTGTCACTGCAATTGGTTACAGAATCGTTCAGGGAGGTACAGCCCATCGTCAGCCAGAGCTTATCGATAGTGTTTTTTTGGAGTATTTGAAATCTATACGATCATTAGCACCAACTCATATCCCCGATGAAATGAATGTAATCAGTACATTTATGAAAGTATTTCCGACAGTGAAACATATTGCCTGTTTTGATACTTTTTTCCACAGTTCCATTCCTCCACATGCAAAATACTACCCCCTCCCAAGATTTCTATGGAAAGAAGGAGTTCAAAAATATGGGTTTCATGGCCTTTCATTTGAATATATTATGCAATACCTTCAGAGATCTGTCCCAGATGAAACTAACGGAAAAATAGTAATTGCGCACCTGGGTAATGGTTCCAGTCTGGCTGCTGTTAATAACGGTGTATCCGTTGACACGACAATGGGAATGACGCCTATCGGAGGGTTAATGATGGGTACAAGGTGTGGCGATGTTGACCCTGGCGTGTTATTATATCTCTTAATACAAAAGAAAATGACTGCCCCAGACCTGGAACATTTATTAAGTCATGAATCAGGGCTAAAAGGTGTATCGGAAGTAAGTGCGGACCTGGAAACGCTCCTTTCCTTGGAGCTGGAGAACAGCCAGGTGGCCGAAGCCCTGGACCTATTCTGTTATAATATAAGAAAGATGATCGGGGCGATGACGGCTGTGTTAAATGGTATTGACACCCTGATCTTTACCGGCGGTATAGGAGAGCATGCTTCCGTTATCAGAAACAGGATTTGCGACGGTCTTCAATATCTGGGTATTCGCATCAACTCCGGGAATGGCAATAGCGGTGAACTTATTTCTTCAAAAAATTCTGCAGTTAAAGTACGGGTGATAAAAACAGATGAAGCTTATATGATTGCAAAACATATGCTTCTTTTTTCTTAA
- a CDS encoding universal stress protein, producing the protein MKTIIAATNFSEVSNHAVAFAADVAKTIKARLIIFNVIGLVPAMSDARLPLEACDATIEESDKLLKELFSKIKARVNNEIEVKILYKVGSVISELNALCQREKPFAIFIAAQFVTAFERFILGTYAVSIAKYSAFPVVVVPLSATMTGFKKMAIAIDFKLDSSVEWRFLRNWLKLFHPQVDIVYVTSDTTAPANKAAMTINVNAQLKGFGLRYYFLTNDNVVDGIKEYIVENKPDLLIMLVNKHRFFHKSVTKPFIEAPSVPVLFLSSKFKSNVMSSAFERPGPATDTSK; encoded by the coding sequence ATGAAAACCATTATTGCAGCCACAAATTTTTCCGAGGTCTCAAATCATGCAGTGGCTTTTGCCGCGGATGTGGCAAAGACTATAAAGGCACGCCTGATTATTTTTAATGTAATTGGCCTTGTGCCTGCTATGTCGGATGCCCGGCTGCCATTGGAGGCCTGTGATGCCACTATCGAGGAATCAGATAAATTATTAAAGGAATTGTTTTCAAAAATAAAGGCAAGAGTCAATAATGAAATAGAAGTGAAGATATTGTATAAGGTAGGATCGGTGATCAGTGAACTGAATGCATTGTGCCAACGGGAAAAGCCCTTTGCAATTTTCATTGCGGCTCAATTTGTTACCGCATTTGAGCGATTCATCTTAGGTACTTATGCTGTTTCCATCGCAAAGTACAGCGCCTTTCCCGTTGTTGTCGTTCCGCTATCTGCAACCATGACCGGATTTAAAAAAATGGCTATTGCCATTGATTTCAAATTGGATAGTTCCGTGGAATGGCGTTTTTTAAGAAATTGGTTAAAATTATTTCACCCGCAAGTGGATATTGTATATGTAACTTCCGACACAACAGCCCCGGCTAATAAAGCAGCAATGACGATCAATGTGAACGCTCAACTAAAGGGTTTCGGCTTGCGATATTATTTTTTAACGAATGATAATGTCGTTGATGGGATTAAGGAATATATAGTTGAAAATAAACCCGATTTATTAATCATGTTGGTAAATAAGCATCGTTTTTTTCATAAAAGTGTAACAAAACCATTTATTGAAGCGCCTTCGGTCCCGGTGCTGTTTTTATCTTCAAAATTTAAAAGCAATGTGATGTCCTCTGCATTTGAAAGGCCAGGGCCAGCGACAGACACTTCAAAATAA
- the mgtA gene encoding magnesium-translocating P-type ATPase: MSYQSQLNTESFWSSSVEDLFSQLSCNRDGLSSEDAAYRLKQYGPNLVKDNNRTSLLLLFLRQFKSPITIMLITTAVLSAFLGDVSDMLIILLIVFVSSYLSFWQEKGANKAVQELLKLVQLRFSVIRDGCKQEVPFEAAVPGDIVQLTAGDIIPADCLLLDSNELFVDEATFTGESFPVEKRKGIVAADAPLMKRLNTLFMGSSVVSGKATALVIHTRVYTEFGKIAANLQIAAVETDFEKGIRRFGYLLMELTLLLVLSIFAINVLLHKPALDSFLFSLALAVGLTPQLLPAIVSINLSTGASRMAAQKVVVKRLSSIENLGSMNVLCSDKTGTLTEGKVVLKEALDAGGKTSQKAAQYAWMNAALQQGFHNPIDEAIMTAFSEYRYNYKIIGEIPYDFIRKRLSVQVLDNDGSLMVTKGAFKNVLDCCNRVETAEGIVPVDELMQDLNHRFEVLSNEGARILGISYRRFPTSSIVQKDDEVEMVFLGFITFFDPLKGDIIETLKKMNESGVALKVITGDNALISARMAENIGLKSAAILTGIELREISDPALLQRVRQVDVFAEMEPNQKERIIRALKRSGCVVGYMGDGINDASALHVADVGISVDSAADVAKQAADIVLLKRDLGVLLNGIIEGRKTFANTMKYIFIATSANFGNMFSMAGASLFLRFLPLLPKQILLTNLLTDFPETAIARDNVDPQSIKHPQRWNLSFIRKFMIVFGLLSSVFDYLTFGVLIFLLHANEKEFQSGWFTESVISAVMVLLIVRTRLPFFKSRPGKLLTRAAIVIVLVVLILPFTPVGLFLGFVPLPFSFYGWMLLIVMGYAATAEYVKRRFYLKMTIRK, encoded by the coding sequence ATGAGTTATCAATCACAGTTAAATACCGAAAGCTTCTGGAGTAGCTCTGTTGAAGATCTTTTTTCGCAGCTTTCCTGTAATAGGGATGGCTTAAGCAGTGAGGACGCGGCTTACCGGTTAAAACAATATGGTCCTAACTTGGTTAAAGACAATAATCGGACTTCACTTTTATTACTGTTTCTCCGGCAATTTAAAAGTCCGATAACGATAATGCTCATTACAACAGCAGTCTTATCCGCGTTTTTAGGCGATGTTTCCGATATGTTGATCATATTGTTGATTGTGTTTGTCAGTAGTTACCTGAGTTTCTGGCAGGAAAAGGGAGCCAATAAGGCCGTTCAAGAGCTGCTTAAGTTGGTCCAATTGCGCTTTTCAGTTATTCGGGATGGTTGTAAACAGGAAGTTCCATTTGAAGCCGCTGTTCCAGGTGATATTGTTCAGCTTACGGCGGGCGATATTATTCCTGCAGATTGCCTCTTATTGGATTCCAACGAACTGTTCGTGGACGAGGCCACTTTTACAGGAGAATCATTTCCTGTTGAGAAAAGAAAGGGAATAGTAGCTGCAGATGCTCCGTTAATGAAGCGGTTAAATACTCTTTTTATGGGATCCAGCGTCGTTAGCGGAAAAGCTACTGCTTTGGTGATACATACAAGAGTATATACGGAGTTCGGAAAAATTGCCGCCAACCTTCAAATAGCAGCAGTTGAGACAGATTTTGAGAAAGGTATTCGAAGGTTTGGTTATTTGCTGATGGAACTAACGCTGCTATTAGTGCTTTCCATTTTCGCGATCAATGTACTGCTTCATAAACCTGCATTAGATTCTTTTTTGTTTTCTCTCGCACTCGCAGTGGGTCTTACACCGCAATTGCTCCCGGCAATAGTAAGCATTAACCTGTCCACCGGAGCATCACGGATGGCAGCCCAAAAGGTGGTAGTAAAACGATTATCATCTATTGAGAATCTCGGAAGCATGAATGTGCTTTGTTCCGATAAGACAGGGACGCTTACAGAAGGCAAAGTAGTATTGAAAGAAGCTTTGGATGCAGGGGGTAAGACCAGTCAAAAAGCAGCGCAATATGCCTGGATGAATGCGGCACTGCAGCAAGGATTTCATAATCCCATCGACGAGGCAATAATGACTGCATTTTCTGAGTACCGTTACAATTACAAGATAATCGGAGAGATACCCTATGATTTTATTCGCAAGCGACTGTCCGTTCAGGTTTTAGATAACGATGGAAGTCTGATGGTTACCAAGGGGGCATTTAAAAATGTGTTGGACTGCTGTAACCGGGTAGAAACAGCAGAAGGTATTGTTCCCGTTGACGAATTAATGCAGGATTTAAATCACCGCTTTGAAGTATTAAGTAACGAGGGCGCACGTATATTGGGGATTTCTTACCGGCGCTTTCCAACATCATCAATAGTTCAGAAGGATGATGAAGTTGAGATGGTGTTCCTGGGATTTATTACTTTTTTTGACCCCCTCAAGGGAGATATTATAGAAACCTTGAAGAAAATGAACGAATCGGGTGTGGCTTTAAAAGTGATAACCGGTGACAATGCCCTGATTAGTGCCCGGATGGCAGAAAATATTGGGTTGAAATCTGCTGCAATACTCACGGGAATAGAGCTGCGTGAAATAAGTGATCCTGCCTTGCTTCAGAGAGTCCGTCAGGTTGACGTATTTGCTGAGATGGAGCCCAATCAAAAAGAACGGATCATCCGGGCACTTAAAAGATCCGGATGTGTTGTAGGGTATATGGGAGATGGTATCAATGACGCGTCGGCATTACATGTAGCCGACGTGGGCATTTCCGTTGATTCGGCAGCAGATGTTGCCAAGCAGGCAGCAGATATTGTACTACTAAAACGAGACCTTGGGGTTTTATTGAATGGTATCATTGAGGGGCGCAAAACTTTTGCAAATACAATGAAGTACATTTTTATAGCAACAAGCGCCAATTTCGGGAATATGTTTAGTATGGCCGGTGCCTCATTATTCCTGCGTTTTTTACCATTACTACCCAAGCAGATCTTACTCACCAATCTTTTGACTGATTTCCCGGAGACGGCAATTGCCAGAGACAATGTTGATCCGCAGTCGATCAAACACCCTCAGCGTTGGAATCTTTCATTCATCCGTAAGTTTATGATCGTATTTGGTTTACTGAGTTCCGTTTTTGATTACCTTACTTTTGGTGTACTCATATTTTTGTTGCATGCCAATGAAAAAGAATTTCAATCGGGTTGGTTTACGGAATCTGTTATATCGGCAGTGATGGTGCTACTTATTGTGCGGACCCGGCTTCCGTTCTTCAAAAGCAGGCCGGGAAAATTGCTTACGCGGGCAGCTATTGTAATTGTGCTGGTTGTGCTAATATTACCCTTCACACCAGTTGGCTTATTTTTGGGTTTTGTGCCATTGCCATTTTCTTTTTATGGGTGGATGCTGCTGATTGTTATGGGATATGCTGCTACTGCAGAGTATGTAAAGCGAAGATTCTATCTTAAAATGACTATACGGAAGTAA
- a CDS encoding nitric-oxide reductase large subunit, whose protein sequence is MTPKKLWSWLATVIVASFAVLLYFGVDIYRKIPPIPDKVVETGGQLLYTGQDIKDGQNVWQSIGGQTVGSVWGHGAYIAPDWTADYLHREASLLLEELAKKDGKIYRELPDEEQAKYGILLKRELRTNTFDEKTNAIVVSPERARVYKQLEEYYAKLFMGDSSMTKLRNAYAIPVHTIKDSSRMNKMTAFFSWSTWVCVTNRPGNDVSYTNNWPHEELVGNTPSGSLFLWSGFSVLMLLTCLGILVLYHARNKDDEMSEKPPLEDPLRNMKPTASMKATLKYVWIVALLILVQMLSGVITAHYGVEGSAFYGIPLDRFLPQSVSRSWHVQLAIFWIATSWLATGLYIAPAVSGYEPKYQKLGVNILFSALLIVVLGSLAGQWMGVMQKLGLVDNFLWGHQGYEYLELGRIWQILLLIGLLLWLVLMLRALMPALKRKDENRHLLILFVVASVAIALFYGAGLMYGRQTHLAIAEYWRWWVVHLWVEGFFEVFATVVAGFLFTRLGLLRIKSATNAVLFSTIIFLSGGILGTFHHLYFSATPTAVLALGATFSALEIVPLVLIGYEAYHNYQLSKSTKWIKAYKWPIYCFIAMCFWNFLGAGIFGFAINPPIALYYIQGLNTTAVHGHAALFGVYGILGIGLMLFVLRGLYPERQWNDKLIGWAFWLTNIGLLVMVTISLLPIGIMQSAASIKNGYWYARSAEFMQTDVMHFLRWMRVPGDILLAIGELLLVVFIIGLKFGWSLKEKR, encoded by the coding sequence ATGACACCTAAAAAACTATGGAGCTGGCTTGCCACAGTCATTGTAGCATCTTTTGCGGTGCTTTTATACTTTGGAGTAGATATTTATCGTAAAATACCCCCAATTCCTGACAAAGTGGTTGAGACAGGTGGCCAGCTACTATATACCGGCCAGGATATAAAAGATGGTCAGAATGTCTGGCAATCGATCGGAGGGCAAACCGTGGGTAGCGTATGGGGACATGGGGCATATATTGCTCCGGATTGGACGGCAGATTATCTCCATCGCGAAGCTTCTTTATTGCTCGAAGAATTGGCGAAAAAAGATGGTAAGATATATCGGGAGCTTCCTGACGAAGAGCAGGCTAAATATGGGATCTTGTTAAAAAGAGAGTTGCGTACCAATACATTTGATGAAAAAACGAATGCAATTGTTGTTTCGCCAGAGCGAGCTAGGGTATACAAGCAATTAGAGGAGTATTATGCTAAACTTTTTATGGGTGATTCTTCGATGACAAAATTACGAAATGCCTATGCCATACCTGTGCATACGATCAAAGATAGTAGCCGTATGAATAAGATGACTGCTTTCTTTTCCTGGAGCACCTGGGTCTGTGTTACGAATCGACCTGGCAATGACGTATCTTATACAAATAACTGGCCGCATGAAGAACTGGTAGGCAATACGCCATCTGGATCTTTATTCTTATGGTCGGGATTTAGCGTGCTGATGCTTTTAACCTGTTTAGGAATTTTGGTGCTGTATCATGCGCGGAATAAGGACGATGAAATGAGCGAAAAACCCCCGTTGGAAGATCCGCTGCGAAATATGAAACCCACTGCGTCAATGAAAGCAACCCTGAAGTATGTCTGGATTGTTGCTCTTTTGATCTTGGTGCAAATGCTATCGGGTGTTATTACAGCGCATTATGGTGTAGAAGGGAGTGCTTTTTATGGGATACCGCTGGATCGGTTTCTGCCCCAATCTGTTTCCCGTAGCTGGCACGTACAGTTAGCTATTTTCTGGATTGCCACATCGTGGCTGGCAACGGGTTTGTATATAGCACCCGCTGTTTCAGGATATGAGCCTAAATATCAAAAATTGGGTGTAAACATACTGTTCAGTGCTCTATTAATTGTTGTGCTTGGTTCGCTCGCTGGTCAATGGATGGGTGTTATGCAAAAATTGGGCCTTGTTGACAATTTCCTTTGGGGACATCAGGGGTATGAATATCTTGAATTGGGAAGAATCTGGCAGATTTTGCTATTGATTGGTTTACTCCTTTGGTTGGTGTTAATGCTGAGAGCGCTAATGCCGGCTTTGAAAAGAAAAGATGAAAATCGACATTTACTAATCCTTTTTGTTGTGGCTTCAGTAGCCATTGCTCTATTTTATGGGGCTGGGCTCATGTATGGCCGACAGACGCATCTGGCCATTGCTGAATATTGGCGATGGTGGGTGGTACATCTCTGGGTAGAAGGATTTTTTGAAGTTTTTGCAACGGTCGTGGCAGGTTTTTTATTTACCAGACTGGGATTACTAAGAATAAAGTCAGCAACAAACGCAGTATTGTTCTCCACTATTATATTTTTATCCGGAGGTATTTTAGGAACCTTTCATCACCTGTATTTTTCGGCAACACCAACCGCAGTTCTAGCGCTAGGTGCTACTTTCAGCGCATTGGAAATTGTTCCGTTGGTGCTGATCGGATACGAGGCCTACCATAACTACCAGCTTAGTAAGTCTACAAAATGGATCAAAGCTTACAAATGGCCCATTTACTGTTTTATCGCAATGTGTTTCTGGAATTTTCTGGGTGCAGGCATCTTTGGCTTTGCTATAAATCCACCAATTGCATTGTATTATATTCAGGGGCTGAATACAACAGCAGTCCATGGCCACGCGGCACTCTTTGGTGTATACGGTATTCTGGGAATAGGATTAATGCTATTTGTGCTGAGGGGGCTATACCCGGAACGACAGTGGAATGATAAGCTGATAGGGTGGGCTTTTTGGCTTACAAACATAGGCTTGTTGGTTATGGTAACCATAAGCCTTTTGCCAATTGGCATTATGCAATCTGCGGCATCCATTAAAAACGGATACTGGTATGCCCGGTCAGCAGAGTTTATGCAGACTGATGTGATGCATTTTTTGCGATGGATGCGTGTGCCTGGTGATATTTTGCTCGCAATAGGAGAACTGTTACTGGTAGTTTTTATTATAGGCCTAAAGTTTGGCTGGTCCTTAAAAGAAAAAAGGTGA
- a CDS encoding glycosyltransferase family 2 protein produces MKIPSVAIVILNWNGKKYLEQFLPGVVRIRYDRLEVVVADNGSTDDSVAYLEKEFPEVRIVRFEENHGFAKGYNLALEQVSATYYLLLNSDVQVTEGFLDPLLQLLETDPFLAACQPKILSYNHPRYFEYAGAAGGWLDHYCYPFAKGRVFDFTETDEGQYDTPAPVFWASGAALFIRAAVFHEAGGFDPYFFAHQEEIDLCWRIQLLGYGISSCPQSVVYHVGGGTLPKGNSLKTYLNFRNNHIMMFKNMYGWRRLYVILLRAVLDGVSAFKSLLGGDGGYFIAVASAHLSFIKWMLVDQKKSTFPKDKKKPLSGFLKKNIAWEHFVRGKKKFSEIVDKEVTI; encoded by the coding sequence ATGAAGATCCCGTCTGTTGCTATTGTCATTTTAAACTGGAATGGTAAAAAATACCTGGAGCAGTTCTTACCCGGCGTGGTACGCATCCGCTATGACCGTTTAGAGGTGGTAGTGGCGGATAACGGATCAACGGATGACTCAGTTGCCTACCTGGAAAAGGAATTCCCTGAGGTGCGCATTGTCCGGTTTGAGGAGAATCATGGATTTGCCAAGGGCTACAATCTTGCGCTGGAACAGGTTTCTGCCACCTATTACCTGTTGCTGAATTCTGATGTACAGGTTACGGAGGGTTTTCTCGATCCGTTGCTGCAGCTGCTTGAAACAGACCCGTTCCTTGCCGCCTGTCAGCCCAAGATCCTCTCTTACAACCATCCCCGGTATTTTGAATATGCGGGTGCCGCGGGAGGATGGCTGGATCATTACTGTTATCCTTTTGCCAAAGGCCGGGTCTTTGATTTTACGGAAACAGACGAGGGACAATATGATACCCCCGCTCCCGTTTTCTGGGCCAGCGGCGCAGCCTTGTTTATACGGGCGGCTGTTTTTCATGAGGCGGGTGGCTTTGATCCGTACTTCTTTGCCCACCAGGAAGAGATCGATCTCTGCTGGCGGATACAGCTGCTCGGGTATGGGATCAGCTCCTGTCCGCAGTCCGTTGTTTACCATGTAGGGGGCGGCACCCTACCAAAAGGCAATTCCTTAAAGACCTATCTCAATTTCCGCAACAACCATATCATGATGTTCAAAAACATGTACGGATGGAGGCGGTTGTATGTAATCCTGCTGCGGGCTGTACTGGATGGTGTTTCGGCGTTCAAAAGCCTGCTGGGCGGAGACGGCGGCTATTTTATAGCGGTGGCCAGTGCGCACCTGTCTTTTATAAAATGGATGCTTGTCGACCAGAAGAAAAGTACATTCCCGAAGGATAAAAAGAAGCCGCTCAGTGGCTTTCTGAAAAAGAACATTGCCTGGGAACATTTTGTAAGAGGTAAAAAAAAGTTCTCGGAAATTGTTGACAAAGAAGTGACAATTTAA
- a CDS encoding uroporphyrinogen decarboxylase translates to MNDYIEYTGYLAMTLLVISFIPKRLGAIRIINFAGCVFFIAYGILLGWKWPIIISNGLIAIIQLYHLFVKKQSQTTDKRD, encoded by the coding sequence ATGAATGATTATATCGAATACACCGGTTATCTGGCCATGACACTGCTGGTTATTTCATTTATTCCCAAACGGCTGGGCGCGATACGGATCATTAACTTTGCAGGTTGTGTATTCTTTATTGCCTATGGGATCCTTTTGGGATGGAAATGGCCCATCATTATTTCGAATGGACTGATCGCCATTATTCAGCTTTACCATCTTTTTGTTAAAAAACAATCGCAGACAACAGATAAAAGAGATTGA
- a CDS encoding SPOR domain-containing protein, producing the protein MKYLLLPVLLFFLSSQLKAQGGVAVYKDPRIDQLLKKQADVNNISTRNSTKRRTAPGYRLLIISTNNKAEAIAARTKIYSNFPELKPYMWHQSPYFKVKAGNFTSRQEAQAYQKRLSAFFPGGVFLMNDIVEVSPDSSGSEE; encoded by the coding sequence ATGAAGTATCTTCTTTTACCTGTTTTACTGTTTTTTTTGTCTTCCCAGTTAAAGGCACAGGGAGGCGTAGCTGTGTATAAAGACCCGCGTATTGATCAGCTGCTTAAGAAGCAGGCCGACGTAAATAATATATCCACCCGTAATTCCACAAAAAGAAGAACAGCTCCGGGGTACCGGCTGCTGATCATCAGCACTAATAATAAGGCAGAGGCTATTGCTGCCCGTACAAAGATCTACTCAAACTTTCCGGAACTCAAACCCTATATGTGGCACCAGTCGCCTTATTTTAAAGTGAAGGCCGGGAATTTTACCTCCCGCCAGGAGGCGCAGGCTTATCAGAAACGGCTTTCCGCGTTTTTTCCGGGAGGGGTTTTCCTGATGAATGATATCGTGGAAGTGAGCCCGGACAGCTCCGGCAGCGAGGAGTGA